A genomic region of Janthinobacterium lividum contains the following coding sequences:
- a CDS encoding ribonuclease E inhibitor RraB: MMTKEDVSELFANIAENAPWDLSQPLLWGYYFTNPTSEPLEQAATVLALQGYRPVELYQPELDDPAAPPVWVLHVEKAEVHGVDSLHARNGELMAFAQDNQLASYDGMDVGPVGAPDVPQH, encoded by the coding sequence ATGATGACCAAAGAAGATGTAAGCGAACTGTTTGCCAATATCGCCGAGAACGCGCCATGGGACCTGTCCCAGCCGCTGCTGTGGGGCTATTACTTCACCAACCCCACGTCCGAACCGCTGGAGCAGGCCGCCACCGTGCTGGCGCTGCAGGGCTACCGCCCGGTGGAACTGTACCAGCCGGAACTCGACGATCCGGCAGCACCGCCCGTGTGGGTGCTGCACGTGGAAAAGGCCGAAGTGCATGGCGTCGACAGTCTGCACGCGCGCAATGGCGAGCTGATGGCGTTTGCGCAGGACAATCAGCTGGCCAGCTATGACGGCATGGATGTGGGCCCCGTCGGCGCGCCCGACGTGCCGCAGCATTAA
- a CDS encoding porin encodes MKKTAFSLAAMALLAAAGSAHAQSNVTLYGRLDAGISNTSNAGPNKSSMTQVSSGGMNTSRWGILGSEDLGGGLKAVFNLEGGILVDTGAADGALFKRQANVGLEGAFGRVVLGRSFTTVYDFVLPFDPMAYAPFYSWATSAHATGPSKYGMTTAFDNMVKYSGKTGDFSYGASYGFGEQSTGNSDSAKLSTAVTYKTGPVSLLATYEQVNGNTIAGGARDKTTVYHLGAMYDDGPWKVQAAARDYKLDPAAAGKADVRGTLYWGGVSYKTTPVVTLTGVIYYQDVKNVAANLDADPIMYVARVRYALSKRTDLYVAGAYAKAKHKQLVSLSRDDAGFGDTQRGLIAGIQHRF; translated from the coding sequence ATGAAGAAAACTGCATTCTCGCTGGCCGCCATGGCGCTACTCGCCGCAGCCGGCAGCGCCCACGCCCAGTCGAACGTCACCCTGTACGGTCGCCTGGACGCCGGCATCAGCAACACCAGCAACGCCGGTCCGAACAAAAGCTCGATGACGCAAGTCAGCTCGGGCGGCATGAACACCTCGCGCTGGGGCATCCTGGGCAGCGAAGACCTGGGCGGCGGCCTGAAGGCCGTCTTCAATCTGGAAGGCGGCATCCTGGTCGACACGGGCGCGGCCGACGGAGCGCTGTTCAAGCGCCAGGCCAACGTGGGCCTGGAAGGCGCGTTTGGCCGCGTCGTGCTGGGACGCTCGTTCACCACCGTGTATGACTTCGTGCTGCCATTCGATCCGATGGCCTATGCGCCGTTCTACTCGTGGGCCACTTCGGCCCACGCGACGGGTCCGAGCAAATACGGCATGACGACGGCCTTCGACAATATGGTCAAGTATTCGGGCAAGACGGGCGACTTCAGCTACGGCGCATCGTACGGCTTCGGTGAACAGTCGACGGGTAATTCGGACAGCGCCAAGCTGTCTACGGCCGTCACCTACAAGACGGGTCCTGTCAGCCTGCTCGCTACATATGAACAGGTGAACGGCAACACCATCGCCGGCGGCGCGCGCGACAAGACCACCGTCTACCACCTGGGCGCCATGTATGACGACGGCCCGTGGAAAGTGCAGGCGGCGGCGCGCGACTACAAGCTCGATCCGGCTGCCGCCGGCAAGGCCGACGTGCGCGGCACCCTGTACTGGGGCGGCGTCAGCTACAAGACCACGCCGGTCGTCACCCTGACGGGCGTGATCTACTACCAGGACGTGAAGAACGTGGCCGCCAACCTCGATGCCGATCCGATCATGTACGTGGCGCGCGTGCGCTATGCCCTGTCCAAGCGCACAGACCTGTACGTGGCCGGCGCCTACGCCAAGGCCAAGCACAAGCAGCTGGTCAGCCTGTCGCGTGACGATGCCGGTTTTGGCGACACGCAGCGCGGCCTGATTGCCGGCATCCAGCACCGCTTCTAA
- a CDS encoding response regulator: MRILLVEDHLELSHWLAKALRDAHLTVETAHNGADADALLHTQEYSLVLLDLTLPKMDGLDVLRRLRARGGTRGKTPVMILTARGGLDEKVQGLNLGADDYMAKPFELAELEARVKALLRRSQGNEALVHTCGALSFDTVTRMFSYRGAALALTPREHAVLEALITRSGRAVSKEKLFDEVFALADDANLDAIELYIHRVRKKLENGVESGSPDGAVITTLRGIGYLLQPRSAMAPAAPK; the protein is encoded by the coding sequence ATGCGCATATTATTAGTGGAAGACCATCTGGAGCTGTCGCACTGGCTGGCAAAGGCCCTGCGCGACGCGCACCTGACGGTGGAGACCGCCCACAACGGCGCCGATGCCGACGCCCTGCTGCATACGCAGGAATATTCCCTGGTGCTGCTCGACCTGACCCTGCCGAAGATGGATGGCCTGGACGTGCTGCGCCGCCTGCGCGCGCGCGGCGGCACGCGCGGCAAGACTCCCGTCATGATACTCACGGCGCGCGGCGGCCTCGATGAAAAAGTGCAGGGCCTGAACCTGGGCGCGGACGACTACATGGCCAAGCCGTTCGAGCTGGCCGAACTGGAAGCGCGCGTGAAAGCCCTGCTGCGCCGCAGCCAGGGCAACGAGGCACTCGTGCACACCTGCGGCGCCCTCAGTTTCGACACCGTCACGCGCATGTTCAGCTATCGCGGAGCGGCGCTGGCGCTGACGCCGCGCGAACACGCGGTGCTCGAAGCGCTGATCACGCGCTCGGGGCGGGCCGTGTCGAAGGAAAAGCTGTTTGACGAAGTCTTTGCGCTGGCCGACGACGCCAACCTGGACGCCATCGAACTGTATATCCACCGCGTACGCAAAAAACTCGAGAACGGCGTGGAAAGCGGCTCGCCCGACGGCGCCGTCATCACCACCCTGCGCGGCATCGGCTACCTGCTGCAGCCGCGCAGCGCGATGGCGCCGGCCGCGCCAAAATGA
- a CDS encoding sensor histidine kinase — protein MTVRAPRLPLLERLRRRWAQSRPLGSLRSQLLRWLLIPLVMLVLLDAVFVYRNALDAADMAYDRSLLASTRALAERVSIVGGKVVAEVPYVALDSFETDTLGRIYYKVTGINGELVSGYGDLPPVPKNVPRSQNYPALVRFYHADYHGKPIRIAALLQPVYDDSMRGIALIQVAETLDARRGLSNQILFDTLIWQAAMILVMGALVWFAVRLVLRPLMRLKTEVETRTLSDLSDVDPTLVHKEMRPLVSAMNGSMSRLQQLIASQRRFIADASHQLRTPLTVLKTQAELAMRECDRQAGAPPDIAALRDIVRSIAATTDSTVLLANRLLTLARIEHGGENLAMDTVALRDVAQQVGLEMAMTAVAKHIDLSLEAPDEAPVHGQALLLHELVANLVDNALRYTPQGGSVILRVRAAQTGIGHEHGAVLEVEDSGKGIPPAERERVLTPFYRVGAALESNPGGAGLGLAIVRDIAALHGARLELATAANGHGLKVSVHFSGAA, from the coding sequence ATGACCGTGCGCGCCCCCCGCCTGCCGCTGCTCGAACGCCTGCGCCGGCGCTGGGCGCAGAGCCGGCCGCTGGGCAGCCTGCGCAGCCAGCTGCTGCGCTGGCTGCTCATTCCGCTGGTGATGCTGGTGCTGCTCGATGCCGTTTTTGTCTACCGCAACGCGCTCGACGCGGCCGACATGGCCTACGACCGCTCCTTGCTGGCATCGACGCGGGCGCTGGCCGAGCGCGTCTCCATCGTCGGCGGCAAGGTCGTCGCCGAAGTGCCTTACGTGGCGCTCGACAGCTTCGAGACCGACACCCTGGGCCGCATCTACTACAAGGTGACGGGCATCAATGGCGAGCTGGTGTCAGGCTATGGCGACTTGCCGCCCGTGCCGAAAAACGTGCCCCGCTCGCAGAACTATCCGGCCCTGGTGCGCTTCTACCACGCCGACTACCACGGCAAGCCGATCCGCATCGCCGCCCTGCTGCAACCCGTGTATGACGACTCGATGCGCGGCATCGCCCTGATCCAGGTGGCCGAGACGCTGGACGCGCGGCGCGGCCTGTCGAACCAGATCCTGTTCGACACCCTGATCTGGCAGGCGGCAATGATACTGGTGATGGGCGCCCTCGTGTGGTTTGCCGTGCGCCTGGTGCTGCGCCCGCTGATGCGCCTGAAAACGGAAGTCGAGACGCGCACCCTGTCCGATTTGTCCGACGTCGATCCCACGCTGGTACACAAGGAAATGCGCCCGCTGGTCAGTGCCATGAACGGCTCCATGTCGCGCCTGCAGCAGCTGATCGCCAGCCAGCGCCGCTTCATCGCCGACGCCTCGCACCAGCTGCGCACGCCATTGACGGTGCTGAAAACCCAGGCCGAACTGGCCATGCGCGAGTGCGACCGCCAGGCGGGCGCGCCGCCGGACATCGCCGCCCTGCGCGACATCGTGCGTTCGATCGCCGCCACCACCGATTCGACCGTGCTACTGGCCAACCGCCTCCTGACCCTGGCGCGCATCGAGCATGGCGGCGAGAATCTGGCGATGGATACCGTCGCGCTGCGCGACGTGGCGCAGCAGGTGGGACTGGAAATGGCCATGACCGCGGTCGCCAAACATATCGACCTGTCGCTGGAAGCGCCCGACGAGGCACCCGTGCATGGCCAGGCCCTGCTGCTGCATGAACTGGTGGCCAACCTGGTCGACAACGCCCTGCGCTACACGCCGCAGGGCGGCAGCGTGATCCTGCGCGTGCGCGCGGCGCAGACGGGGATCGGACACGAACACGGCGCCGTGCTGGAAGTGGAAGACAGCGGCAAGGGCATCCCGCCGGCCGAGCGCGAGCGCGTGTTGACGCCGTTCTACCGGGTCGGCGCGGCGCTCGAGAGCAATCCTGGCGGCGCCGGGCTGGGCCTGGCCATCGTGCGCGACATCGCGGCCCTGCACGGCGCCCGGCTGGAACTGGCGACGGCGGCGAATGGACATGGACTGAAGGTCAGCGTGCATTTCAGCGGTGCCGCATGA
- a CDS encoding Bug family tripartite tricarboxylate transporter substrate binding protein → MTMLRTVFLSLLLLSALLPALANAAAPEVDCVVPSKPGGAMDLTCKLAQKGLLQPDPTAAAPFASSVRISYLPGGIGAVAWRSMGSQRRRAEANTLVVFSGGSLLNLAQGKFGNAKTGDVRWVAALGADYGMIAVRSDSPYKTLADLIAALKRHPDKVLIGVSGTIGSQDWVKMALVARRAGIDPKVLRFVALEGGGEIFTAMQANYVQVMSGDTSEATLNAGDSHARVLAVLSEKRLPGVLASVPTAREQGIDVVWPIIRGLWMGPQVPEQDYQRWVATFDRAMATPQFAQWRTQAGMYPFALTGDKLTQYVNQAVERYSRQAAELGLMR, encoded by the coding sequence ATGACCATGCTGCGCACCGTGTTCCTGTCGCTGCTGCTGTTGTCCGCGCTGCTGCCCGCGCTGGCAAATGCTGCCGCGCCTGAAGTTGACTGCGTGGTGCCGTCCAAACCGGGCGGCGCCATGGACCTGACCTGCAAGCTGGCGCAGAAAGGCTTGCTGCAGCCCGATCCCACGGCGGCGGCACCGTTCGCGTCCTCGGTGCGCATCAGCTATCTGCCAGGCGGCATCGGCGCGGTGGCGTGGCGCTCGATGGGCTCGCAGCGCCGGCGTGCCGAAGCAAACACCCTGGTGGTGTTTTCGGGCGGCTCGCTGCTGAACCTGGCGCAAGGCAAGTTCGGCAACGCCAAGACGGGCGACGTGCGCTGGGTGGCGGCGCTGGGCGCCGACTACGGCATGATCGCCGTGCGCAGCGACTCGCCCTACAAGACCCTGGCCGACCTGATCGCCGCGCTCAAGCGCCACCCCGACAAGGTGCTGATCGGCGTGTCCGGCACCATCGGCAGCCAGGACTGGGTGAAGATGGCGCTGGTGGCGCGCCGGGCCGGCATCGACCCGAAAGTGCTGCGCTTCGTCGCGCTGGAAGGCGGCGGCGAGATCTTCACGGCGATGCAGGCCAATTATGTGCAGGTGATGTCGGGCGACACGTCGGAAGCGACCTTGAACGCGGGCGACAGCCATGCGCGCGTGCTGGCGGTGCTGTCGGAAAAGCGCCTGCCCGGCGTGCTGGCCAGCGTGCCGACGGCGCGCGAGCAGGGCATCGATGTGGTGTGGCCCATCATCCGCGGCTTGTGGATGGGGCCGCAGGTGCCGGAACAGGATTACCAGCGCTGGGTGGCCACGTTCGACCGTGCCATGGCCACGCCGCAGTTTGCCCAGTGGCGCACGCAGGCGGGCATGTATCCGTTCGCGCTGACGGGCGACAAATTGACGCAGTACGTGAACCAGGCGGTCGAACGCTACTCCAGGCAGGCGGCCGAATTGGGCCTGATGCGCTGA
- a CDS encoding outer membrane beta-barrel protein produces MKKQLFAVVVGAALAFPLFAQAENIYVGANAGRSELKLSGDVASGKENKTGFKVYAGYDFTPNFGAEAGYVNFGKLKESEGKESLSMETSAIYAAATGTLPLNAEFSLFAKVGVTQNHTKAKLNLIGFSASESKNKTAALFGIGAAYNFNKNLSAVAEYENFGKTMSQDGMKLKADLLSIGLRYKF; encoded by the coding sequence ATGAAAAAGCAATTGTTTGCAGTAGTCGTCGGCGCCGCTCTGGCATTCCCTTTGTTTGCACAAGCTGAAAACATTTATGTCGGCGCGAATGCCGGCCGTTCGGAATTGAAATTGTCGGGCGATGTCGCTTCGGGCAAAGAAAACAAAACCGGTTTTAAAGTTTATGCCGGTTACGACTTCACGCCTAACTTCGGCGCGGAAGCCGGTTATGTCAATTTCGGCAAACTGAAGGAAAGCGAAGGCAAGGAATCGCTGAGCATGGAAACCAGCGCAATCTACGCAGCCGCCACCGGCACCTTGCCATTGAACGCTGAATTCTCGCTGTTTGCAAAAGTTGGCGTTACTCAAAACCACACCAAAGCCAAATTGAACCTGATCGGTTTCAGCGCCAGCGAATCGAAAAACAAAACCGCTGCCCTGTTTGGCATCGGTGCTGCTTATAACTTCAATAAAAACCTGTCGGCCGTTGCTGAATATGAAAACTTCGGCAAAACGATGAGCCAGGATGGCATGAAACTGAAAGCCGACCTGCTGTCGATCGGCCTGCGCTACAAGTTCTAA
- a CDS encoding homoserine dehydrogenase, translating into MKSIKIGLLGLGNVGYGTFSVLKRNQEEIKRRAGRGIEVVAVAVRDVARAEALVAGGCKVVNDPMLIVNDPEIDIVVELIGGYDLSKTLVMQAIANGKHVVTANKALLAVHGNEIFAAAQDKGVMVAFEAAVAGGIPIIKALREGLTANRIEWIAGIINGTTNFILSEMRDKGLDFATVLKQAQELGYAEADPTFDIEGVDAAHKATIMSAIAFGIPVQFDKAYVEGISNLNAVDIRYAEQLGYRIKLLGITKRATVNGVEGIELRVHPTLIPAKRLIANVEGAMNAVLVHGDAVGASLYSGRGAGAEPTASSVIADLVDITRLATADPEHRVPHLAFQPNAMTDIAILPMSEITTSYYLRMHVADQPGVLADLTRILAERGISIDAMLQKEPAEGETHTDIIMLTHQTQEKNVTAAIEKMEALNSVVGTVTKIRLENLS; encoded by the coding sequence ATGAAATCCATCAAGATCGGCCTGCTGGGCCTGGGCAATGTCGGTTACGGCACGTTCAGCGTCCTGAAACGCAACCAGGAAGAAATCAAGCGCCGCGCGGGCCGCGGCATTGAAGTCGTCGCCGTCGCCGTGCGCGACGTGGCGCGCGCCGAAGCGCTGGTCGCCGGCGGCTGCAAGGTCGTCAATGACCCGATGCTGATCGTCAACGATCCCGAGATCGACATCGTCGTCGAACTGATCGGCGGCTACGACCTGTCGAAAACCCTGGTCATGCAGGCGATTGCCAACGGCAAGCATGTGGTCACGGCCAACAAGGCCCTGCTGGCCGTGCACGGCAACGAAATCTTCGCCGCCGCCCAGGACAAGGGCGTGATGGTGGCCTTCGAAGCGGCCGTCGCCGGCGGCATCCCCATCATCAAGGCGCTGCGCGAAGGCTTGACGGCCAACCGCATTGAATGGATCGCCGGCATCATCAACGGCACCACCAATTTCATCCTGTCCGAGATGCGCGACAAGGGCCTCGATTTCGCCACCGTGCTGAAACAGGCACAGGAACTGGGCTATGCGGAAGCCGATCCCACCTTCGACATCGAAGGCGTCGACGCCGCGCACAAGGCCACCATCATGTCGGCCATCGCCTTCGGCATCCCGGTGCAGTTCGACAAGGCTTACGTGGAAGGCATCAGCAACCTCAATGCCGTCGATATCCGCTACGCCGAGCAACTGGGCTACCGCATCAAGCTGCTGGGCATCACCAAGCGCGCCACCGTCAATGGCGTGGAAGGCATCGAGCTGCGCGTGCATCCGACCCTGATCCCGGCCAAGCGCCTGATCGCCAACGTGGAAGGCGCCATGAATGCGGTGCTGGTGCATGGCGACGCCGTCGGCGCCAGCCTGTACTCGGGCCGCGGCGCGGGCGCCGAGCCGACCGCCTCGTCGGTGATCGCCGACCTGGTCGACATCACCCGCCTGGCCACGGCCGACCCGGAACACCGCGTGCCGCACCTGGCGTTCCAGCCGAACGCGATGACCGATATCGCGATCTTGCCGATGTCGGAAATCACCACCAGCTACTACCTGCGCATGCACGTGGCCGACCAGCCGGGCGTGCTGGCCGACCTGACGCGCATCCTGGCCGAACGCGGCATCTCGATCGACGCCATGCTGCAAAAAGAGCCAGCCGAGGGCGAGACGCACACGGACATCATCATGCTGACGCACCAGACGCAGGAAAAGAACGTCACGGCCGCCATCGAGAAGATGGAAGCGTTGAACAGCGTGGTGGGCACGGTCACCAAGATCCGCCTGGAAAACCTGAGCTGA